A genomic window from Osmia lignaria lignaria isolate PbOS001 unplaced genomic scaffold, iyOsmLign1 scaffold0016, whole genome shotgun sequence includes:
- the LOC143306623 gene encoding uncharacterized protein LOC143306623, producing the protein MPPFKLKYMRAKRSRKIGLRGNTFLVEELNIDSSNVESSSSSGASSTDLQSKELGLVPIRQLSQGIDTVMANSTSIPFNSTITDVPLSSTTVAAAVSKNTPTSIESSSILSESYLRLSLVKDLIPQFDGKSSSLTEFIKECQLISSKVKPEDRAGLLFLIRGKIVGHAKLILSNRREPNTLDELIGLLKKAYVRSFNMHSINEEFMGLKQGTNDSVEVFGSRVSKILSTGIEVAKDTYNSEQLSGVVDLLNNTAIATFINGLRNGMLRIMLKDKDSKEIPDLEAVIDIARRLESVTVEGSRLSPSSQPLIGNANVRKIDFDDRRCFQCNKVGHLRSHCPQIQETRRNPLRQEQIRCRYCKKTGHMEARCFRKQGQNSPQPQGVFPHKITDQGHLNSKGVPRRGVARNEPWIAPFKPVGPAPRSK; encoded by the coding sequence atgcCGCCGTTTAAGTTAAAGTACATGCGCGCCAAAAGGAGTCGCAAAATTGGCCTGCGGGGTAATACATTTTTGGTGGAGGAATTAAACATAGATTCATCGAATGTAGAATCTTCTTCATCTTCCGGGGCATCTTCTACCGATCTGCAATCGAAAGAATTAGGATTAGTTCCAATTCGACAGTTATCCCAGGGGATTGATACAGTTATGGCGAATAGTACTTCTATCCCTTTTAATAGCACAATAACTGATGTACCTTTGTCCTCGACTacggttgctgctgctgtttctAAAAATACTCCAACCTCTATAGAGTCATCTAGTATACTTTCAGAATCATATCTTCGTCTCTCTCTAGTGAAGGATTTGATACCTCAGTTTGACGGTAAATCCAGTTCCCTGACTGAATTTATTAAGGAATGTCAGCTGATTAGTTCCAAAGTAAAACCTGAGGATAGAGCCGGTCTTCTGTTTTTAATTCGTGGTAAAATCGTAGGGCACGCAAAATTAATACTTTCAAATCGCCGAGAACCAAATACGTTAGACGAATTAATTGGATTACTTAAAAAGGCATACGTCCGTTCGTTTAACATGCATAGTATTAATGAGGAATTTATGGGATTGAAACAGGGAACTAATGATTCGGTAGAGGTTTTCGGATCACGAGTAAGTAAGATATTAAGTACCGGAATAGAGGTAGCCAAGGACACATACAATTCTGAACAGTTAAGTGGTGTTGTTGATTTATTGAATAATACAGCTAtagctacatttattaacggCCTTCGGAACGGAATGTTAAGAATAATGCTTAAAGACAAAGATAGTAAAGAAATACCGGATCTTGAAGCTGTTATTGACATTGCGCGTAGATTAGAATCGGTAACGGTCGAAGGATCGAGATTGTCTCCATCTTCGCAGCCTCTTATTGGGAACGCGAATGTCCGTAAAATAGATTTCGATGACCGCCGATGTTTTCAGTGTAATAAAGTGGGACACTTGCGAAGTCACTGTCCCCAAATTCAAGAAACGCGACGAAATCCTTTAAGACAGGAACAAATTAGATGTCGGTATTGTAAAAAAACCGGTCATATGGAAGCGCGTTGTTTTAGGAAACAAGGCCAAAACTCACCTCAGCCTCAAGGTGTTTTTCCTCATAAAATCACGGATCAGGGACATTTAAACTCAAAGGGCGTTCCACGTCGGGGAGTCGCGCGGAACGAACCATGGATTGCTCCCTTCAAACCCGTCGGGCCTGCTCCCAGGTCGAAATAA
- the LOC117611466 gene encoding uncharacterized protein LOC117611466 — METQNVGNDGNGEQTTEQEREGAFKEPGWSEVRRRRRRSNLEEEDGVGTTPNKRGTPRPNKGRAGKIPEGVRNVKQTRAGNLLIEFDQGADLEGLRRNLDGNLGPEVEVTRLQKMMDIEIRGIDPSVEKEEVYEAIKSELGHEARGVRVKVFRTDPRLSRVAVIEGPAADMSRLLNGRRILIGWTVVTAREIPRLLRCYKCHAIGHVASACNVTGDRDGFCRKCGDRGHQMRDCKNETRCRLCVADGLPPDQAGHVAASVRCPRLAHDLLLVGAAERRVDVVAVSEPYTVPESWFSDTTGRAAIYITGEGLEKCRQTSIFGSGNGYVAISYNDVEIVSVYVSPNASRQEVENVFSGLELLVKQLSASHHRIVVMGDFNAKSPLWGAADWCGRGRVLYQLASSLGLRPVIAEGGVTCERGGGSVIDFLLGSEQALSTHDASMVLDEFTASDHRYILHEFRGDGTGLPRDQDPFNLGKGRIVEDRLLASLLKRYGDENFGKLGRTGTTNEVDKFIEELEKAVNKHTYYSRAVQSDRKPAYWWTESIAEMRRLVNKSRRKYTRARAKGNELDIATKHEDYKKARKDMDREVKKAKKVNWRELLNEVDGDIWGRPYKIVMKRLKGKTNKPDVMSPGEVETVVKNLFMLKPPVARPPERSIDINVVNEEEIGDTYLSEDDSAQGPDVNGGADMVRGRGMGAGSAQGYLPTYLPVVGRTSVGASGPSDPPDPPEFHRNVERPDVIRPAEIFLLARRMSAKKAPGPDRISSAVAKKFAMGASKWLAHIFTTCYRRGYWPTPWKTGRLVLLPKAKAQGIEEKAYRPLSIISCLAKLLEKVVKSRILTELDKNDLADNQFGFRRGRSTLDAMKKLRKHWETARRVGRHCLLILLDVKNAFNTVSYLEDRWIMLDTRDETLWFQVFGGVPQGSVIGPILWNLVYDGLLRIRLRRDVYLIGYADDIGIVIIDDDFDRMVGVAERTIRDMSGWYESEGLKLAHHKTEAILLTGRKVCGGLTFRCGDSDIRTSRTARYLGLILEMNRGYRVHIETACNKALKYTNILAQLMPNLRGAGNMARRLYYKVVESVILYAAPLWAPGLELGVNRKLLISTQRTALLRVAQAYRTTSADALCVITGQIPIDLLVRERERVYYRSKELGPARIEGVRDIKKEEREATLEAWQSRWAESSKGRWSFALIPRLKEWIGWGPKLLSFHMTQVVTGHGCFGTYLQKIGKQDRSECWFCPGEVDDPDHFLFHCVKWRTERAALCADVGVALDTGNFIDSLKEPRKRDRIIGFVIGLMREKEAHERNMEREARERRRPRSTT; from the exons ATGGAGACCCAGAATGTGGGAAATGATGGGAATGGAGAACAGACGACAGAACAGGAGAGGGAAGGAGCCTTTAAGGAGCCGGGTTGGTCGGAAGTCAGGAGGAGGAGAAGGCGGAGCAACTTGGAGGAGGAGGATGGGGTGGGGACCACTCCCAACAAGAGGGGAACCCCCAGACCAAACAAGGGAAGGG CGGGTAAGATCCCGGAGGGAGTCCGAAATGTGAAGCAGACCAGGGCAGGTAACCTGCTCATAGAGTTTGATCAAGGAGCGGACTTGGAGGGACTCAGAAGGAATTTGGATGGGAATTTGGGCCCGGAAGTCGAGGTCACTAGGCTCCAGAAAATGATGGACATAGAGATAAGAGGTATAGATCCATCGGTTGAGAAGGAAGAGGTGTATGAGGCGATAAAAAGCGAGCTGGGACATGAAGCCAGGGGGGTCAGGGTGAAGGTCTTCCGCACCGATCCCAGGCTAAGCAGAGTGGCCGTGATTGAGGGCCCTGCTGCCGATATGAGTCGACTCCTGAACGGAAGGAGAATTTTGATTGGCTGGACTGTTGTCACGGCACGCGAGATTCCACGGCTGCTGCGCTGTTATAAGTGCCACGCTATTGGCCATGTTGCGAGTGCCTGCAATGTAACGGGCGATAGAGATGGCTTCTGCAGAAAGTGCGGAGACAGAGGGCACCAGATGAGGGACTGCAAAAATGAGACAAGGTGTAGGCTTTGTGTGGCAGATGGTCTCCCACCGGACCAAGCGGGACACGTAGCGGCCTCGGTCCGGTGCCCGAG ATTGGCGCACGACCTGTTGTTGGTCGGAGCAGCGGAGCGAAGGGTGGACGTCGTAGCGGTTTCCGAACCCTACACCGTACCTGAGAGCTGGTTTAGCGACACTACGGGCAGAGCGGCGATATACATCACTGGTGAAGGGCTAGAAAAATGCAGACAGACGTCGATATTTGGCAGTGGTAACGGCTATGTGGCAATTAGCTACAACGACGTGGAAATCGTCAGTGTTTATGTGTCCCCTAATGCTAGCCGTCAGGAGGTGGAGAATGTGTTCTCGGGGCTGGAGCTATTGGTCAAACAATTGAGTGCGTCCCATCACAGGATTGTAGTAATGGGGGACTTCAATGCTAAGTCCCCGCTCTGGGGTGCGGCAGATTGGTGTGGGAGGGGCAGGGTTTTATACCAACTGGCGTCGAGCCTTGGGCTACGCCCCGTAATAGCCGAAGGGGGCGTGACCTGTGAGAGGGGAGGGGGGTCggtaattgatttccttcttggTAGTGAACAGGCGCTGAGCACCCATGATGCATCGATGGTCCTTGATGAATTTACGGCTTCTGACCACAGGTATATCCTGCACGAGTTTAGGGGTGACGGTACGGGGCTGCCGCGAGATCAGGACCCCTTTAACCTGGGGAAGGGTAGGATAGTTGAGGATAGGCTCCTTGCCAGCCTTCTCAAGAGATACGGTGACGAAAATTTTGGGAAACTGGGAAGGACAGGTACCACAAATGAGGTGGATAAGTTCATCGAAGAGCTCGAGAAGGCCGTCAATAAGCACACTTATTACAGTAGGGCGGTTCAGAGTGACCGCAAACCGGCTTATTGGTGGACAGAGTCCATCGCTGAAATGAGAAGGCTGGTTAATAAAAGCCGGAGGAAATATACCCGGGCAAGGGCAAAGGGCAATGAACTGGACATAGCAACTAAACATGAGGATTACAAGAAGGCTAGAAAAGACATGGATAGGGAAGTAAAAAAGGCTAAGAAAGTAAACTGGAGGGAGTTACTAAACGAAGTCGATGGTGACATATGGGGGAGACCGTACAAGATAGTGATGAAACGGTTAAAGGGGAAGACGAACAAGCCTGACGTTATGAGCCCGGGTGAGGTGGAGACGGTAGTGAAGAATTTGTTCATGTTGAAACCCCCTGTAGCACGGCCACCTGAAAGAAGTATAGACATTAATGTAGTGAACGAAGAGGAGATCGGGGATACTTACCTATCAGAGGATGATAGCGCGCAGGGACCTGATGTAAATGGTGGTGCGGACATGGTGAGAGGAAGAGGGATGGGGGCAGGGAGTGCCCAAGGATACTTACCGACATACTTACCTGTAGTTGGGAGGACCTCAGTGGGGGCTAGTGGGCCGTCTGACCCCCCGGACCCACCGGAATTTCATCggaatgttgagagaccggaTGTGATTAGACCCGCGGAGATTTTCCTACTAGCGAGGAGGATGTCGGCTAAGAAGGCACCGGGCCCAGATAGAATATCGTCAGCGGTGGCCAAAAAGTTCGCCATGGGCGCGTCCAAATGGCTCGCCCACATATTTACTACGTGTTATAGGAGGGGTTATTGGCCCACCCCCTGGAAGACGGGGAGGTTGGTTTTACTCCCTAAGGCGAAGGCGCAGGGTATTGAGGAGAAGGCGTACCGCCCCCTCTCCATTATATCGTGCCTGGCGAAGCTGCTAGAGAAAGTGGTTAAGAGCAGGATCCTAACTGAGCTCGACAAAAATGACCTAGCAGATAACCAGTTTGGTTTTAGGAGAGGAAGGTCCACTCTAGATGCGATGAAGAAGCTGAGGAAACATTGGGAGACTGCCAGAAGAGTGGGACGTCATTGCCTGCTCATTCTGCTGGATGTGAAGAACGCATTTAACACGGTCAG CTACTTGGAGGATCGCTGGATCATGCTGGACACGAGAGACGAAACGCTATGGTTCCAGGTATTCGGAGGAGTACCACAAGGGTCGGTTATAGGACCTATCCTCTGGAATCTGGTTTATGACGGATTATTGCGTATTAGACTTCGGAGGGACGTGTACCTGATAGGATACGCGGACGATATAGGTATCGTCATTATCGACGATGATTTTGACAGGATGGTGGGCGTGGCCGAAAGAACGATAAGAGACATGAGCGGCTGGTATGAGTCAGAGGGACTTAAGCTCGCCCACCATAAGACGGAGGCGATCCTCCTGACGGGCCGCAAGGTGTGCGGAGGCCTCACATTCAGGTGTGGCGACTCCGACATAAGAACGAGCAGAACAGCACGCTATCTAGGTTTGATCCTGGAAATGAACCGTGGGTACCGCGTTCACATTGAAACAGCCTGTAACAAAGCGCTGAAATACACCAATATCCTGGCACAACTTATGCCAAACTTGAGAGGGGCTGGGAATATGGCGAGACGGCTCTACTATAAAGTAGTGGAGTCGGTAATTTTATACGCGGCACCATTGTGGGCCCCGGGTTTGGAACTGGGTGTTAACCGTAAATTACTTATTAGCACGCAACGGACGGCGTTATTAAGAGTCGCGCAAGCATATAGAACAACGTCCGCGGATGCCTTGTGTGTTATTACAGGACAGATCCCTATAGACCTCCTGgtaagggagagagagagagtgtatTATAGGAGTAAGGAATTGGGCCCTGCCAGGATAGAGGGGGTGAGGGATATCAAGAAGGAGGAGCGAGAGGCCACCCTAGAGGCCTGGCAAAGCCGGTGGGCGGAGTCTAGCAAGGGTAGGTGGTCCTTTGCGTTGATTCCCCGCCTTAAGGAATGGATAGGGTGGGGACCGAAGCTGTTGAGTTTTCATATGACGCAAGTTGTCACGGGCCACGGGTGCTTTGGCacatatttacaaaaaattGGTAAGCAAGACCGCTCAGAGTGCTGGTTCTGCCCGGGAGAGGTGGACGACCCAGATCATTTCCTGTTCCATTGCGTGAAGTGGAGGACAGAGAGGGCGGCCCTATGCGCAGATGTGGGCGTGGCACTGGACACTGGAAATTTCATCGACTCGTTGAAAGAACCCAGGAAAAGGGACAGGATTATCGGCTTTGTTATAGGCTTAATGAGAGAAAAAGAGGCCCACGAGAGGAATATGGAAAGGGAGGCACGTGAGAGGAGAAGGCCACGTTCGACCACATAG